In one Nicotiana sylvestris chromosome 8, ASM39365v2, whole genome shotgun sequence genomic region, the following are encoded:
- the LOC104246957 gene encoding phosphatidylglycerophosphate phosphatase PTPMT2-like codes for MYIEELNEGEEVVVNREEKFCDDTCEEGALVVSGAKRALVGAGARALFYPTLLYNVVRNKIETEFRWWDRVDEFILLGAVPFPADVPRLKALGVAGVVTLNEPYETLVSTSLYLDHGIDHLVIPTRDYLFAPSDRDIDRAIEFIHGNASCGKTTYVHCKAGRGRSTTIVLCYLVKHKHMTPEAAFEYVRSIRPRVLLASSQWQAVQEFYVRVNNTDSDVCGGDNSLEVLDFPAQKEVAAFDDGSVVLVSESDLDGYEESVESGLTRNEVLADLNLACRCVQVASQAAISRLSFFWLRYHSSQKMSTKKLGGIGVNIHVY; via the exons ATGTATATTGAGGAGTTGAATGAGGGGGAAGAAGTAGTAGTAAACAGGGAGGAGAAGTTTTGTGATGATACTTGTGAAGAAGGTGCATTGGTTGTTTCGGGCGCGAAAAGGGCTTTGGTTGGAGCAGGTGCTCGTGCGCTTTTTTATCCCACGTTGTTGTATAATGTTGTCAGAAACAAGATTGAGACCGAGTTTCGGTGGTGGGATAGGGTTGATGAG TTCATACTGTTAGGAGCTGTTCCATTTCCTGCTGATGTCCCTCGCTTGAAGGCTCTAGGCGTGGCTGGAGTGGTTACCTTGAATGAACCATATGAGACTTTGGTCTCAACATCATTATATCTT GATCATGGCATCGATCACTTGGTGATTCCTACCAGAGACTATCTTTTTGCACCATCAGATAGAGATATTGACCGAGCTATTGAATTCATCCATG GTAATGCATCTTGTGGTAAGACAACATATGTGCACTGTAAAGCCGGCCGTGGCCGTAGTACAACAATTGTCCTTTGCTACCTG GTCAAACACAAGCACATGACACCTGAGGCTGCTTTTGAATATGTCAGATCCATTAGACCAAGGGTGTTGTTAGCCTCCTCTCAGTGGCAG GCGGTTCAAGAATTCTATGTAAGAGTAAATAATACTGATAGTGATGTCTGTGGAGGTGATAATTCATTGGAAGTCTTGGACTTTCCAGCACAAAAAGAAGTTGCTGCCTTTGATGATGGCTCGGTGGTTCTAGTCTCTGAATCTGACCTTGATGGGTATGAGGAAAGCGTTGAATCAGGTCTGACACGTAACGAAGTGTTAGCGGATTTAAACCTTGCATGTAGATGTGTTCAGGTTGCTAGCCAGGCTGCAATTTCCCGGCTTTCATTTTTCTGGCTTCGCTATCATTCAAGCCAAAAAATGTCAACGAAGAAGCTAGGAGGTATTGGCGTTAACATCCACGTTTATTGA